A window of Aromatoleum bremense genomic DNA:
ACGCGGTCGCCGCGCAGGCGCGCGCGGTGCTCGAAGATATCCCGGTGCAGGCGCTCAAGCTGGGGCTGGTCGGGAACGTCGAAAACGTCGCCGCGATCGCCGAGATCCTGTCCGACTACCCCGATCTGCCGCTCGTGCTGGAGCCGGCGCTGTCGTACGTCGAGGGTGACGAAGGCGCGGCAGACGAGATGCTCGCGGCGCTTGCCGAACTGGTCCTGCCGCAGGTGACGGTGCTCGTCGCGAGCCGCCACGAAGTGCTGCGGCTCGCGCTCGCCAGCCTCGAGGACGCGGACGCCGACGGCGACGCCGACGCCGACGCCGACGAGCCGCTCCTGCTCGAGGACGCCGTCGCGCACCTGCTGGCGCTCGGCATGGAATACGTGTTGCTGACCGGGGTCGGCGAACCGGGGCCGCAGGTCGTCAATATCCTGATGGGGGCCGAAGGCGTCGTGCGCACCGACGCGTGGGAGCGGTTGCCGGGGCGTTTCCTCGGCGCCGGTGCGACGCTCGCGGGTGCGGTCGCGGCCGCGCTGGCGCACGGCATGGAAGTTCCCGAGGCGGTGCGCGAAGCGCAGGAGTTCACGTTCCAGGCGCTCACCGGCGCGTACCGGCCGGGGATGGGGCTGGCGCTTCCCGACCGCTTCTTCTGGGCGCGGCCCGAGGAGCGCGACGATGCCTGACACACGCCTGCGCGGCCTGTACCTGATCACCCCGGACTCTCCCGACACGACAACGCTCGTGGCGCAGGTCGAGCGCGCGCTCAGAGGGCAGCCCGCGCTGCTGCAGTACCGCAGCAAGCAGCCGGACGCCGCGCTGCGGCTCGGGCAGGCGCGGCAGATCGCGGCGCTGTGCCGCCAGGCCGGCGTGCCGTTCATCGTCAACGACAGCCTCGAGCTCGCGCTCGCGACCGACGCGGACGGCGTGCACCTCGGCCGCGAGGACGGCGATCTCGACGCGGCGCGACGCGCACTCGGGCCGGGCCGGATTCTCGGCGTCACCTGCTACAACGAGTGGCCGCGCGCGGTCGCGGGATGTGCGGCCGGCGCCGATTACGTCGCATTCGGCGCGGTGTTCCCCTCGGCGACGAAACCGGCCGCAGTGCGCGCGCCGCTCGAGCTGTTCGTCCGCGGCCGGCGCGAACTCGATGTGCCGCTCGCCGCGATCGGCGGCATCACGCTCGACAACGCGGCGCAAGTGATCGCAGCCGGGGCGAGTCTTCTCGCGGTCGTCTCCGACGTCTTCGATGCCCCCGATCCGGGCGCGCGCGCCGCCGCCTACCGCACGCTGTTCGACGCCTGAGGGCGTCCGCTTTTTTCCCTTCAAATGCCATCACGGGTTGCCATCGACATGACCAGCAGAAACGAAGCTCTTTTCCAGCGTGCCCAGAAGTCCATCCCCGGCGGCGTCAATTCGCCGGTCCGGGCGTTCCGCTCGGTCGGCGGCACGCCGCGCTTCATCGCCAGGGCCGAAGGGGCGCGCGTGTGGGATGCCGACGGCAAGGCCTACGTCGACTACGTCGGCTCGTGGGGGCCGGCGATTGCCGGCCACGCGCACCCGGCGATCGTCGAGGCGGTGCGCGCGGCGGCGCTGCGCGGGCTGTCGTTCGGCGCCCCGTCGGAGGCCGAAGTCGACATCGCCGAACTGATCTGCGAGCTGATGCCGTCGATCGAGATGGTGCGTCTCGTCAGCTCCGGCACCGAGGCGACGATGAGCGCGATCCGGCTTGCGCGCGGCTTCACCGGTCGCGACGCGATCGTCAAGTTCGAAGGCTGCTACCACGGCCACGCCGACAGCCTGCTGGTCAAAGCCGGCTCCGGCCTGCTGACGTTCGGCAACCCGTCGTCGGGTGGCGTGCCGGCCGACTTCGCCAAGCACACGATCGTGCTCGACTACAACGACCTGCAGCAGGTCGAGGACGCGTTCCGCGCGCGCGGCGGCGAGATCGCCGCAGTCATCGTCGAGGCGATCGCCGGCAACATGAACCTCGTCAAGCCGCTGCCGGGCTTCCTCGAAGGGCTGCGCCGGCTCTGCACCGAATACGGCGTGGTGCTGATCTTCGACGAGGTCATGACGGGTTTTCGCGTCGGCCCGCAAGGTGTGCAGGGGCTCTACGGCATCACGCCGGATCTCACGACACTCGGCAAGGTCATCGGCGGAGGGATGCCGGTCGGGGCATTCGGCGGCCGGCGCGACATCATGGAGCATATCGCGCCGCTCGGTTCGGTGTACCAGGCGGGCACGCTGTCGGGCAGCCCGGTCGCGGTCGCAGCCGGCCTCGCGTCGCTGAAATTGCTGCGCGAGCCCGGCT
This region includes:
- the hemL gene encoding glutamate-1-semialdehyde 2,1-aminomutase — its product is MTSRNEALFQRAQKSIPGGVNSPVRAFRSVGGTPRFIARAEGARVWDADGKAYVDYVGSWGPAIAGHAHPAIVEAVRAAALRGLSFGAPSEAEVDIAELICELMPSIEMVRLVSSGTEATMSAIRLARGFTGRDAIVKFEGCYHGHADSLLVKAGSGLLTFGNPSSGGVPADFAKHTIVLDYNDLQQVEDAFRARGGEIAAVIVEAIAGNMNLVKPLPGFLEGLRRLCTEYGVVLIFDEVMTGFRVGPQGVQGLYGITPDLTTLGKVIGGGMPVGAFGGRRDIMEHIAPLGSVYQAGTLSGSPVAVAAGLASLKLLREPGFYENLSARTTQLVTGLAAAATDAGVSFSADAVGGMFGVYFSAAVPKSFADVMASDRDAFNRFFHAMLDAGHYFAPSAFEAGFVSAAHTAADIDETIAAARTVFATLG
- the thiE gene encoding thiamine phosphate synthase; the encoded protein is MPDTRLRGLYLITPDSPDTTTLVAQVERALRGQPALLQYRSKQPDAALRLGQARQIAALCRQAGVPFIVNDSLELALATDADGVHLGREDGDLDAARRALGPGRILGVTCYNEWPRAVAGCAAGADYVAFGAVFPSATKPAAVRAPLELFVRGRRELDVPLAAIGGITLDNAAQVIAAGASLLAVVSDVFDAPDPGARAAAYRTLFDA
- the thiD gene encoding bifunctional hydroxymethylpyrimidine kinase/phosphomethylpyrimidine kinase; the encoded protein is MSYGTSDVPPSVLCFATSDATGGGGLQSDVLTLASMGCHPLTVVAAVAVRDTRGIEELLALDADAVAAQARAVLEDIPVQALKLGLVGNVENVAAIAEILSDYPDLPLVLEPALSYVEGDEGAADEMLAALAELVLPQVTVLVASRHEVLRLALASLEDADADGDADADADEPLLLEDAVAHLLALGMEYVLLTGVGEPGPQVVNILMGAEGVVRTDAWERLPGRFLGAGATLAGAVAAALAHGMEVPEAVREAQEFTFQALTGAYRPGMGLALPDRFFWARPEERDDA